In a single window of the Amycolatopsis sp. cg5 genome:
- a CDS encoding antitoxin codes for MPSFKKLAALAGTAAAVRGYAKKNPEKVNKIAGQAAEFVDKRTKGKYHGQIGGMLQKVRKATNDPGPGHV; via the coding sequence ATGCCGTCGTTCAAGAAGCTCGCCGCGCTCGCGGGCACCGCGGCCGCCGTGCGCGGGTACGCGAAGAAGAACCCGGAGAAGGTCAACAAAATCGCGGGCCAGGCCGCGGAATTCGTCGACAAGCGGACCAAGGGCAAGTACCACGGCCAGATCGGCGGGATGCTGCAGAAGGTGCGCAAGGCGACCAACGACCCCGGCCCAGGACACGTGTAG
- a CDS encoding nucleoside hydrolase, with protein MGIPVVLDCDPGHDDAIAIMLAAADPAIDLLAITTVAGNQTLEKTTLNARRVCTVAGITDIPIAAGCARPLLRPLRVAQDVHGESGLDGPAFGEPVVEVAPEHAVELMHRLLAERPVTLVPTGPLTNIALLLTRYPEDAGRITEIVLMGGSTERGNTTPYAEFNIFVDPEAAAVVFGSGVPVTMCGLNVTHQALVTPDVIARLDALGTELGRLSVELMTFFGATYRELFGFSSPPLHDPVAVARVIDPSLVSCVDAHVAIETLGEHTRGATVVDFGATPNARVAVALDTERFFERVVGAVRALSTKD; from the coding sequence ATGGGCATCCCTGTGGTACTCGACTGCGATCCGGGGCACGACGACGCCATCGCGATCATGCTGGCCGCCGCCGACCCGGCGATCGACCTGCTGGCGATCACGACCGTCGCGGGCAACCAGACGCTTGAGAAAACCACGCTGAACGCACGGCGCGTGTGCACTGTCGCGGGGATCACGGACATCCCGATCGCGGCGGGGTGCGCGCGCCCGTTACTGCGGCCGCTGCGAGTGGCGCAGGACGTGCACGGCGAGTCCGGTTTGGACGGTCCCGCGTTCGGCGAGCCGGTGGTCGAGGTGGCGCCGGAGCACGCCGTCGAGCTGATGCACCGGCTGCTGGCGGAGCGGCCCGTGACGCTCGTGCCGACCGGTCCGCTGACCAACATCGCGTTGCTGCTCACGCGCTATCCCGAGGACGCCGGCCGGATCACCGAGATCGTCCTGATGGGCGGTTCCACCGAACGCGGCAACACCACTCCGTACGCGGAGTTCAACATCTTCGTTGACCCCGAGGCCGCCGCTGTCGTATTCGGCAGCGGGGTCCCGGTCACCATGTGCGGGCTGAACGTCACGCATCAGGCGCTGGTCACGCCCGACGTCATCGCCCGGCTTGACGCGCTCGGCACCGAGCTCGGCCGGTTGAGCGTCGAGCTGATGACCTTCTTCGGCGCTACTTACCGTGAGCTGTTCGGGTTTTCGTCGCCGCCGTTGCACGACCCGGTCGCCGTCGCGCGGGTGATCGACCCGTCGCTGGTGTCCTGTGTCGACGCCCATGTCGCGATCGAGACGCTCGGCGAGCACACCAGGGGAGCGACCGTGGTGGACTTCGGCGCCACGCCGAACGCGCGCGTCGCCGTCGCGCTCGACACGGAACGGTTCTTCGAGCGCGTGGTCGGCGCGGTGCGCGCACTGTCCACAAAGGACTAG
- a CDS encoding sugar ABC transporter ATP-binding protein, producing the protein MNRVAAKSPIVALRDVVKSFGAVRALSGVSLELRPGVAHALLGENGAGKSTLIKVLAGAHRPDAGEIRIDGAPHRMHGPGDAQAAGIAVIYQEPTLFGDLSVAENVFIGRQPLKSGRRIDHAATKSATGALLARLGVTLDPDRPARGLSIADQQVIEIAKALSLDARVIVMDEPTAALSAAEVERLFGVVRALLAQGVAVLFVSHRLDEVFELCEEATVLRDGGHVWTGPLDQTTPDELVKRMVGRELSALFPKQATEPGEVALSARRLTREGVFVDVSFDLRAGEIVALAGLVGAGRSEVARAVFGIDRLDAGEVRVGDRVLPSGSPSAAMAAGIGFVPEDRRQQGLVMDASIERNTALASLGKLSKGGIVRRRDERALAQDWAVKLRLKFAKLSDPAGVLSGGNQQKVVLAKWLSRKPKVLIVDEPTRGIDVGTKAEVHRLLSELAADGVAVLMISSELPEVLGMADRVLVMHEGRLAAELRAPLTEESIALAAAGRG; encoded by the coding sequence GTGAACCGTGTCGCCGCGAAGTCGCCGATCGTGGCGCTGCGTGACGTAGTCAAGAGTTTCGGCGCGGTTCGGGCACTCTCCGGCGTCTCACTCGAACTCCGGCCCGGTGTCGCGCACGCGCTGCTCGGTGAGAACGGCGCCGGAAAGTCGACCTTGATCAAGGTACTCGCCGGCGCGCATCGGCCGGACGCGGGGGAGATCCGCATCGACGGCGCCCCGCACCGCATGCACGGCCCCGGCGACGCGCAAGCCGCCGGGATCGCGGTGATCTACCAGGAGCCGACCCTGTTCGGCGATCTTTCCGTGGCGGAGAACGTGTTCATCGGCCGTCAGCCGCTGAAATCCGGCCGCCGCATCGACCACGCGGCCACGAAGAGCGCGACCGGCGCCTTGCTGGCGAGGCTGGGCGTGACACTCGACCCCGACCGGCCCGCGCGCGGGCTGTCCATCGCCGATCAGCAGGTCATCGAGATCGCGAAAGCGCTCTCCCTCGACGCGCGGGTGATCGTGATGGACGAGCCGACGGCGGCGCTGTCCGCCGCGGAGGTCGAAAGACTGTTCGGCGTGGTAAGGGCTTTGCTGGCACAGGGGGTCGCGGTCTTGTTCGTCTCACACCGGCTGGACGAGGTCTTCGAACTTTGCGAGGAGGCCACCGTGCTCCGCGACGGCGGCCACGTCTGGACGGGCCCACTGGACCAGACCACGCCGGACGAGCTGGTCAAGCGCATGGTCGGGCGCGAGCTGTCGGCGCTGTTTCCCAAGCAGGCGACCGAACCCGGCGAGGTGGCGCTGTCCGCGCGAAGGCTCACCCGCGAAGGCGTGTTCGTCGACGTCTCGTTCGACCTGCGGGCAGGCGAGATCGTCGCGCTCGCCGGGCTCGTCGGCGCCGGGCGCAGCGAGGTCGCGCGCGCGGTGTTCGGCATCGACCGGCTCGACGCGGGCGAGGTGCGCGTCGGCGACCGGGTGCTGCCCAGCGGTTCGCCGAGCGCGGCGATGGCGGCCGGCATCGGGTTCGTGCCGGAGGACCGGCGGCAGCAGGGGCTGGTGATGGACGCGTCGATCGAGCGCAACACCGCGCTCGCGTCGCTCGGCAAGCTGAGCAAAGGCGGGATCGTGCGGCGCCGCGACGAGCGCGCGCTCGCGCAGGACTGGGCGGTCAAGCTGCGCCTGAAGTTCGCGAAGCTGAGCGACCCGGCAGGCGTGCTCTCCGGCGGCAACCAGCAGAAGGTCGTGCTCGCGAAGTGGTTGTCCCGCAAGCCGAAAGTGCTCATCGTCGACGAGCCGACGCGCGGCATCGACGTCGGGACCAAGGCCGAGGTGCACCGGCTGCTCTCCGAGCTGGCCGCCGACGGCGTCGCGGTGCTGATGATCTCGTCCGAGCTGCCCGAGGTGCTGGGCATGGCCGATCGCGTGCTGGTGATGCACGAAGGCAGGCTCGCCGCCGAGCTGCGCGCGCCGCTGACCGAGGAGTCGATCGCGCTCGCCGCGGCTGGTCGCGGATGA
- a CDS encoding ABC transporter permease, with amino-acid sequence MTAHAEARAVEPERGARRLLDRAGRVRELGVGLVLVLVVAGTAVANPRFVHPQSLRDLLLNASIIALLTVGQTIVVVTRNVDLSVGSVLGLSAFITASVVAAHPGIPVAGALLLGVALGLVCGIVNGLVVSLGQVPSLVVTLGTLYVFRGLDFALAHGTQVNAADLPQSLLGLGSGRVLGVPYLVLITLVVVLAAAFYLRSYRSGRELYAMGSHPEAAMLAGIPVRRRVFTAFAVSGAVAGLAGGLWMARYGTVDAAAGTGLELQVVAAVVVGGVAIFGGSGSVLGAALGALLLSTITSCLIVLGVPAFWQQAITGALLLAAITVDRIVSLRLAAALRPDRRKADHDA; translated from the coding sequence ATGACCGCGCACGCCGAGGCTCGCGCCGTCGAGCCGGAACGCGGCGCGCGGCGGCTGCTCGACCGCGCCGGGCGCGTCCGCGAACTCGGGGTCGGCCTCGTGCTGGTGCTCGTGGTCGCCGGGACGGCGGTCGCGAATCCCCGGTTCGTGCACCCGCAAAGCCTGCGTGACCTGCTGCTCAACGCCTCGATCATCGCGCTGCTGACGGTCGGGCAGACGATCGTGGTGGTCACGCGCAACGTCGACCTGTCCGTCGGCTCGGTGCTGGGGCTCTCGGCGTTCATCACCGCGTCGGTGGTGGCCGCGCATCCCGGGATCCCGGTCGCCGGCGCGCTGCTGCTCGGCGTCGCGCTCGGGCTGGTGTGCGGGATCGTGAACGGCCTGGTCGTGTCGCTGGGCCAGGTGCCGAGCCTGGTGGTCACGCTCGGCACGCTGTATGTGTTCCGCGGCTTGGATTTCGCGCTCGCGCACGGCACCCAGGTCAACGCGGCCGACCTGCCGCAGTCGCTGCTCGGGCTGGGCAGCGGGCGCGTGCTCGGGGTGCCGTACCTGGTGCTGATCACGCTGGTCGTGGTGCTCGCCGCGGCCTTCTACCTGCGGTCGTACCGGTCCGGCCGCGAGCTGTACGCGATGGGTTCGCATCCCGAAGCGGCGATGCTCGCCGGGATTCCGGTGCGGCGCCGCGTGTTCACCGCGTTCGCCGTCTCCGGCGCGGTCGCCGGCCTCGCGGGCGGGCTGTGGATGGCGCGCTACGGCACGGTCGACGCGGCGGCGGGCACCGGGCTCGAACTGCAGGTCGTCGCGGCGGTCGTGGTCGGCGGGGTGGCGATCTTCGGCGGGTCGGGCAGCGTGCTCGGCGCGGCGCTCGGCGCGTTGCTGCTGAGCACGATCACCAGCTGCCTGATCGTGCTGGGCGTGCCCGCGTTCTGGCAGCAGGCGATCACCGGCGCGCTGCTGCTCGCCGCGATCACGGTCGACAGGATCGTGTCGCTGCGTCTCGCCGCCGCGTTGCGTCCCGACCGGCGGAAGGCGGACCACGATGCGTGA
- a CDS encoding ABC transporter permease — MRERLLRWETVLVLAVVVVALVGGGDFLNGKNLFYLGLDIGEIALIALPLTLVIVAGEIDLSVASVLGLSSALIGTLWNAGLPLETILPIVVLVGALCGAVNGLLVTGLGLPSLAVTIGTLALYRGLALVLLGDTAVADFPSSYTQFGTTPVPGTDFPYPIVVFAVLAVAFGVLLHGSSFGRAVYAIGANTEAARFSGIRVKRTKLILFTLTGAVAALAGVVYTLRFSSARADNGTGLELAVVAAVLLGGVSIFGGKGSLGGVIAGVLLLGGLRNLLILDDVSTETLTIVTGLLLLVGVLAPPSAVRFARWRAGRTILKEATR, encoded by the coding sequence ATGCGTGAGCGGCTGCTGCGCTGGGAAACCGTGCTGGTGCTGGCCGTCGTGGTGGTCGCGCTCGTCGGCGGCGGGGATTTCCTCAACGGCAAGAACCTTTTCTACCTCGGGCTCGACATCGGCGAGATCGCGTTGATCGCGTTGCCACTGACCCTGGTCATCGTCGCCGGCGAGATCGACCTCTCGGTCGCGTCGGTGCTCGGACTGTCGAGCGCGCTGATCGGGACCCTGTGGAACGCGGGACTTCCGCTGGAGACGATCCTGCCGATCGTGGTGCTCGTGGGCGCGCTGTGCGGCGCGGTCAACGGTCTGCTGGTCACCGGGCTCGGGTTGCCTTCGCTGGCGGTCACCATCGGCACACTCGCGCTATACCGCGGACTCGCGCTCGTGCTGCTCGGCGACACGGCGGTCGCGGACTTCCCGTCGAGCTACACCCAGTTCGGCACCACGCCGGTCCCCGGCACTGATTTCCCTTACCCGATAGTGGTTTTCGCGGTGCTCGCGGTCGCGTTCGGCGTGCTGCTGCACGGAAGCTCGTTCGGCAGGGCCGTCTACGCGATCGGCGCGAACACCGAAGCCGCGCGATTCTCCGGGATCAGGGTCAAACGCACGAAACTGATCCTCTTCACGCTGACCGGCGCGGTCGCCGCGCTCGCCGGTGTCGTCTACACACTGCGGTTCTCCAGCGCGCGTGCGGACAACGGCACCGGGCTCGAACTCGCCGTCGTCGCGGCCGTCCTGCTCGGCGGGGTGTCCATCTTCGGCGGCAAAGGCTCGCTCGGCGGGGTGATCGCCGGGGTGCTGCTGCTCGGCGGGCTGCGCAATCTCCTGATCCTCGACGACGTGTCGACCGAAACGCTCACCATCGTCACCGGCCTGCTGCTGCTCGTCGGCGTGCTCGCGCCACCGAGCGCGGTCCGGTTCGCGCGCTGGCGGGCAGGCCGAACCATACTGAAGGAAGCGACAAGATGA
- the rhaS gene encoding rhamnose ABC transporter substrate-binding protein — protein sequence MIRKLATVTALALLLAACGGTTKDSGAKPGGPSGTTGAANAQAELKTGLKFTYLPKAVNIPYFSVVGKGVEQAAGEVKGEYKATGPSDASAASQVTYINTAAQQRQDALLLAANDQNAVAPALKAARAQGMKVVTLDSDVAADARDLFINQVDSTEIAVKQVELISEAIGGTGEIALLSATANATNQNTWIAIMKEELAKPKYAGLKLVDTVYGNDEDQMSFQKTQGLLQAHPGLKGIIAPTTVGLAAAARYLSSSEYKGKVALTGLGTPNQLREYVNDGTVKSLALWEPAKLGYLATIAAASLISGRITGAEGEKFTAGSLGEYTIGKKAEVILGPPTVFTKDNIGQYNF from the coding sequence ATGATCCGAAAACTCGCCACCGTCACCGCGCTCGCGCTCCTGCTGGCCGCGTGCGGCGGCACCACCAAGGACAGCGGCGCCAAGCCCGGCGGCCCGAGCGGCACCACCGGCGCGGCCAACGCGCAGGCCGAACTCAAGACCGGCCTCAAGTTCACCTACCTGCCCAAGGCGGTGAACATCCCGTACTTCTCGGTGGTGGGCAAGGGCGTCGAGCAGGCGGCAGGCGAGGTCAAGGGCGAGTACAAGGCCACCGGCCCCTCGGACGCGAGCGCGGCTTCCCAGGTCACCTACATCAACACCGCCGCACAGCAGCGCCAGGACGCACTGCTCCTCGCGGCCAACGACCAGAACGCGGTCGCACCGGCCTTGAAGGCCGCCCGCGCGCAGGGCATGAAGGTCGTCACCCTCGACTCCGACGTCGCCGCCGACGCACGCGACCTGTTCATCAACCAGGTCGACTCCACCGAGATCGCGGTCAAGCAGGTCGAGCTGATCTCCGAGGCCATCGGCGGCACCGGCGAGATCGCGCTGCTGTCGGCGACCGCCAACGCGACCAACCAGAACACCTGGATCGCGATCATGAAAGAGGAACTCGCCAAGCCCAAGTACGCCGGTCTCAAGCTGGTCGACACCGTCTACGGCAACGACGAAGACCAGATGTCGTTCCAGAAGACCCAGGGCCTGTTGCAGGCGCACCCCGGTTTGAAGGGCATCATCGCCCCGACCACGGTCGGCCTCGCCGCGGCCGCCCGCTACCTCAGCTCCTCGGAGTACAAGGGCAAGGTCGCGCTCACCGGCCTCGGCACCCCCAACCAGCTCCGCGAATACGTCAACGACGGAACCGTCAAGTCCTTGGCACTGTGGGAACCCGCCAAGCTCGGCTACCTCGCGACCATCGCCGCGGCCTCCCTCATCTCCGGCCGCATCACCGGAGCCGAGGGCGAGAAGTTCACCGCCGGCTCACTCGGCGAGTACACGATCGGCAAGAAGGCCGAGGTCATCCTCGGCCCGCCCACGGTCTTCACCAAGGACAACATCGGCCAGTACAACTTCTGA
- a CDS encoding single-stranded DNA-binding protein, which translates to MAGETVITVVGNLAADPELNFTSSGAGVANFTVISTQRMLDRESGEWRDKDKIALRCSLWRQPGENVAESLNRGDRVIVQGRLKQRSYETKEGERRTVVELDVEEIGPSLRWVTARLTKVSRGGDGPAESPWASPPVPVGAGVGGEPPF; encoded by the coding sequence ATGGCCGGAGAAACCGTCATCACGGTCGTCGGAAACCTCGCCGCCGACCCGGAACTGAACTTCACCTCGTCCGGTGCCGGCGTCGCCAACTTCACCGTCATCTCGACCCAGCGCATGCTGGACCGCGAGTCCGGCGAATGGCGTGACAAGGACAAGATCGCGCTGAGATGCAGTTTATGGAGACAACCCGGCGAAAACGTGGCCGAGTCGCTGAACCGGGGCGATCGCGTGATCGTCCAGGGCAGGCTGAAACAGAGATCCTACGAGACCAAGGAAGGCGAGAGACGCACCGTGGTCGAGCTCGACGTCGAGGAGATCGGCCCCTCGCTGCGCTGGGTCACGGCCAGGCTGACCAAGGTGAGCCGAGGCGGCGACGGACCGGCCGAGTCGCCATGGGCCTCGCCGCCGGTGCCGGTGGGAGCGGGGGTGGGCGGCGAGCCCCCGTTCTGA
- a CDS encoding L,D-transpeptidase, translated as MTSRELPLPYDGSACQIVTVVGADETATTAQLTAWHRSGPGWQAVLGPVSAFVGEQGIGQASEGAAHTPAGVWTLTEGFGNKPGNGYKIPYRKVDTHDWWVSDTESEFYNQYYRCPPGECPFDETAGEDLGTVGRAYDRAAVIDYNRDPATPGAGSAFFLHVSTGKPTAGCVSIPARELDQLLQWLDPAKSPVIGIGIA; from the coding sequence GTGACCTCCCGTGAGCTGCCACTGCCCTACGACGGCAGCGCCTGCCAGATAGTGACCGTCGTCGGCGCCGACGAGACCGCGACCACCGCGCAGCTCACCGCCTGGCACCGGTCCGGCCCAGGCTGGCAGGCCGTGCTCGGGCCGGTCAGCGCGTTCGTCGGCGAGCAGGGCATCGGCCAGGCAAGCGAAGGCGCCGCCCACACCCCGGCAGGCGTCTGGACGCTCACCGAAGGCTTCGGCAACAAGCCCGGCAACGGCTACAAGATCCCGTACCGCAAGGTCGACACCCACGACTGGTGGGTCTCCGACACCGAGTCCGAGTTCTACAACCAGTACTACCGATGCCCGCCCGGCGAATGCCCCTTCGACGAGACGGCAGGCGAAGACCTCGGCACGGTGGGCCGCGCCTACGACCGCGCGGCCGTCATCGACTACAACCGCGACCCGGCCACGCCCGGCGCGGGCTCGGCCTTCTTCCTCCACGTCTCCACCGGCAAGCCGACCGCGGGCTGTGTCTCCATCCCCGCGCGCGAACTCGACCAGCTCCTGCAATGGCTCGACCCGGCCAAAAGCCCGGTCATCGGCATCGGCATCGCCTAA
- a CDS encoding GTP-binding protein, producing MARKRIPVLIVAGFLGSGKTTLLNHLLTNDQGARIGVIMNDFGAIGVDAMSVAGQVDAMVSLSNGCLCCAVDASGLDAMLGKLSEPKANIDVIVIEASGLAEPRDLIRLMIASENQAITYGGLIEVVDAAEFDETRTRHPELDQHLRFADLVLLNKTDRVPEPEQKRLTALLTELAPGTPVLATEFGRIDPELFFDPEPGPKTGQLSFDDLRHEHADHSEHIHAAYESVEFVSERPLNPRRLVKFLEARPHGLYRIKGFIDFGPSAERQKFAMQSVGAFLRFERTRWARDEQRRTELVLIGAGIDSKAVHADLTACVENDQAEADERGMLLVLRHTES from the coding sequence TTGGCGCGGAAGCGGATTCCGGTGCTCATCGTCGCGGGGTTCCTGGGCTCCGGTAAGACGACGTTGCTCAACCACCTGCTCACCAACGACCAGGGCGCGCGCATCGGCGTGATCATGAACGACTTCGGCGCCATCGGCGTCGACGCCATGTCGGTCGCAGGCCAGGTCGACGCGATGGTCTCGCTGTCCAACGGCTGCCTGTGCTGCGCGGTCGACGCCAGCGGCCTCGACGCCATGCTCGGCAAGCTCTCCGAGCCCAAGGCGAACATCGACGTCATCGTGATCGAGGCGAGCGGGCTCGCCGAGCCCCGCGACCTGATCCGCCTGATGATCGCCAGCGAGAACCAGGCGATCACCTACGGCGGCCTGATCGAGGTCGTCGACGCGGCCGAGTTCGACGAGACCCGCACGCGGCACCCCGAGCTGGACCAGCACCTCAGGTTCGCCGACCTGGTGCTGCTCAACAAGACCGACCGCGTGCCCGAGCCCGAGCAAAAACGCCTCACCGCGCTGCTCACCGAACTCGCGCCCGGCACCCCCGTGCTCGCGACGGAGTTCGGCCGGATCGACCCCGAGCTGTTCTTCGACCCCGAGCCCGGGCCCAAGACCGGCCAGCTCTCGTTCGACGACCTGCGCCACGAACACGCGGACCACTCCGAGCACATCCACGCCGCCTACGAGAGCGTCGAGTTCGTCTCGGAGCGCCCGCTCAACCCGCGCAGGCTGGTGAAGTTCCTCGAGGCCCGCCCGCACGGCCTCTACCGCATCAAGGGCTTCATCGACTTCGGCCCGAGCGCGGAGCGCCAGAAGTTCGCCATGCAGTCCGTCGGCGCGTTCCTCCGCTTCGAACGGACCCGCTGGGCCCGTGACGAGCAGCGACGCACCGAACTCGTGCTCATCGGCGCAGGTATCGACAGCAAGGCTGTCCACGCCGACCTCACGGCTTGCGTGGAGAACGACCAGGCCGAGGCCGACGAACGCGGCATGCTCCTGGTACTCCGGCACACCGAATCGTGA
- a CDS encoding NADP-dependent oxidoreductase, with protein sequence MTETYRAIEFSEYGDSSVLGVAERPVPSPGPGQVRISVRAASVNPIDWKIRSGKAFPAKFPAIPGGDVAGVVDAVGEGVTEFAVGDEVLGSATGGGYAEVVLAEAAAITAKPAEVSWEQAAAIPGVTKTAYRALALLDLEKGETLVVDGAAGGVGTVAVQLAVHRGLTVIGTASETNHEYLRSLGAIPVVYGDGLADRVRAAAPGEVHAALDASGRGSLPALIELTGGTERVITIAAPDAADHGVRFTGGSPSEDVPGALADGTRLVADGQLQLPVARTYPLAEAGAAQDESEAGHVRGKLILLP encoded by the coding sequence ATGACTGAGACATATCGCGCCATCGAGTTCTCCGAGTACGGCGACTCCAGCGTGCTCGGCGTGGCTGAGCGGCCGGTTCCGTCACCGGGCCCCGGCCAGGTCCGGATCTCCGTTCGTGCGGCTTCGGTCAACCCGATCGACTGGAAGATCCGCAGCGGGAAGGCGTTCCCGGCGAAATTCCCGGCGATACCGGGTGGGGACGTCGCCGGCGTGGTCGACGCGGTCGGCGAGGGCGTCACCGAGTTCGCCGTCGGCGACGAGGTGCTCGGCTCGGCGACCGGCGGCGGCTACGCGGAGGTCGTGCTGGCCGAGGCCGCCGCGATCACCGCCAAGCCCGCCGAGGTCTCGTGGGAGCAGGCCGCGGCCATCCCCGGCGTCACCAAGACCGCGTACCGCGCGCTCGCCCTGCTCGACCTCGAGAAGGGCGAGACGCTGGTGGTCGACGGCGCGGCGGGCGGCGTCGGGACCGTGGCCGTCCAGCTCGCGGTGCACCGGGGCCTGACGGTGATCGGCACCGCGAGCGAGACCAACCACGAGTACTTGCGCTCACTCGGCGCGATCCCCGTGGTCTACGGCGACGGCCTGGCCGACCGGGTCCGCGCGGCGGCTCCCGGCGAGGTACACGCGGCGCTCGACGCCTCCGGGCGCGGCTCGCTGCCCGCGCTGATCGAGCTGACCGGCGGCACCGAGCGCGTCATCACCATCGCGGCACCGGACGCCGCCGACCACGGCGTGCGCTTCACCGGCGGCAGCCCGTCCGAAGACGTGCCCGGCGCGCTCGCCGACGGCACCCGGCTCGTCGCCGACGGACAGCTCCAGCTCCCCGTCGCGCGCACCTACCCGCTGGCCGAGGCAGGCGCGGCGCAGGACGAGAGCGAAGCGGGCCACGTGCGCGGGAAGCTGATCCTCCTGCCGTGA
- a CDS encoding class I SAM-dependent methyltransferase: protein MPKTVGWNGFVDTRTQAEYERLSLLEQIFDPFSLRNLDRFGIAPGWRCLEVGAGAGSVARRMAELAGGEHVVATDLSLKFLGPLEELGITVLHHDITVDPAPGEFDLIHTRFVLDHLAERETVLKRLASWLRPGGTLLVEMATTLPELSSDPDVRRSLETLGLVLSQRVGTDPNFARTLPLPLEHAGLVGCDSEGQIRPARGGSPLAHFLRSTTQLVEAHAVETGLIEQDVLDSAYSTYDDPTFVDYSWLTIAAWGQRPNE, encoded by the coding sequence ATGCCGAAAACGGTTGGGTGGAACGGTTTCGTCGACACACGGACCCAGGCGGAGTACGAGCGCCTGAGCCTGTTGGAGCAGATCTTTGATCCGTTCAGCCTGCGCAATCTCGACCGTTTCGGAATAGCGCCGGGATGGCGGTGCCTGGAGGTCGGCGCGGGCGCCGGTTCGGTCGCGCGGCGAATGGCGGAATTGGCGGGCGGCGAGCACGTCGTCGCCACCGATCTCAGCCTGAAGTTCCTGGGACCGCTGGAAGAACTCGGGATCACGGTGCTCCATCACGACATCACCGTCGATCCGGCGCCGGGTGAGTTCGATCTGATCCACACCCGGTTCGTACTCGACCATTTGGCCGAGCGCGAAACGGTGCTCAAACGGCTGGCGTCGTGGCTGCGCCCCGGCGGAACCCTGCTGGTCGAAATGGCGACCACATTGCCCGAATTGTCCTCCGACCCTGATGTCCGGCGGTCGCTGGAAACACTCGGCCTGGTGTTGTCCCAGCGCGTGGGCACCGATCCCAATTTCGCCCGCACGCTGCCGTTGCCGCTGGAACACGCCGGGCTCGTCGGCTGCGATTCCGAAGGCCAGATCAGGCCGGCCCGAGGCGGCTCGCCGCTGGCGCATTTCCTGCGCTCGACCACGCAGCTGGTCGAGGCGCACGCTGTCGAGACCGGGCTCATCGAGCAGGACGTGCTCGACTCCGCGTACTCGACCTACGACGACCCGACCTTTGTGGACTACTCCTGGCTGACGATCGCCGCGTGGGGGCAGCGCCCGAACGAGTGA